The following proteins come from a genomic window of Sardina pilchardus chromosome 1, fSarPil1.1, whole genome shotgun sequence:
- the dnaja3b gene encoding dnaJ heat shock protein family (Hsp40) member A3b isoform X2 gives MAASTSSRTARLISVALSTGPFKVSGFVTSVYGDARVLTFTGTRCYSFVGHERCWKAASSVTLRRLSWSKARHVLSAQPFHTSAVCQNKEDLYKLLGVPRNASQKDIKKAYYQMAKKYHPDTSPDDPQAKEKFAKCAEAYEVLSDELKRRQYDTYGSASGPGQSSAREQQFWRTGSNVDPEELFRKIFGDFTGARGFGDFGSIFEQPPEFVMDLTFTQAAKGVNKPITVNLEDTCPRCDGKGNEPGTKVQHCHYCNGTGMESVNTGPFMMRSSCRRCGGRGSIVITPCALCRGRGLTQQQHTVTVPVPPGVDDGQTVRMPVGKKEMYITFRVQKSPVFRRDGPDIHSDAFISVAQAVLGGTATTQGLHDPISIQIPPGMQPDQRLRLQGKGIQRMNSYSYGDHYVHVKIKIPKKLSRRQRSLLLEYAEEEEDVQGTVNGVTPTGKRPSGHGHG, from the exons ATGGCGGCGTCCACATCAAGTCGTACTGCACGCTTAATATCAGTTGCCTTATCCACTGGACCTTTCAAAGTATCTGGTTTTGTCACTTCAGTATACGGTGATGCACGGGTCCTGACGTTTACTGGAACACGTTGTTATTCATTTGTTGGTCATGAGAGGTGTTGGAAAGCGGCAAGCAGCGTGACATTGAGGAGGTTGTCAT GGTCCAAGGCCAGGCATGTTCTCAGTGCTCAGCCCTTCCACACCAGTGCAGTCTGTCAGAACAAGGAGGATCTGTACAAACTCTTGGGTGTTCCGCGCAATGCGTCGCAGAAAGACATCAAGAAGGCATATTACCAG ATGGCAAAGAAGTACCACCCTGATACCAGTCCAGATGACCCTCAAGCAAAAGAGAAGTTTGCCAAATGTGCAGAGGCATACGAG GTGTTGAGTGACGAGCTGAAGAGGAGGCAGTACGACACGTACGGCTCGGCCAGCGGTCCGGGCCAGAGCAGCGCCAGAGAGCAGCAGTTCTGGAGAACGGGCTCCAACGTGGACCCCGAGGAGCTCTTCCGCAAGATCTTTGGCGATTTCACCGGAGCGCGGGGGTTCGGAGATTTCGGCTCCATATTCGAGCAGCCTCCAGAG TTTGTGATGGATCTGACGTTTACTCAAGCCGCCAAGGGTGTCAACAAGCCGATAACGGTCAACCTGGAGGACACGTGCCCGCGTTGCGATGGCAAAGGAAATGAGCCTGGCACCAAAGTCCAGCACTGCCACTACTGCAATGGCACAGGCATG GAGTCTGTGAACACGGGTCCCTTCATGATGCGCTCGTCCTGCCGCCGGTGTGGGGGCCGCGGCTCTATCGTCATCACGCCCTGTGCCCTGTGCCGGGGCCGGGGCCTgacccagcagcagcacaccgTCACGGTGCCGGTACCGCCTG GTGTGGATGACGGCCAGACTGTGCGGATGCCTGTGGGGAAGAAGGAAATGTACATCACGTTTAGA GTCCAGAAGAGTCCGGTGTTCAGACGCGACGGTCCGGACATCCACTCGGACGCGTTCATCTCCGTGGCCCAGGCCGTCCTGGGGGGCACGGCCACCACGCAGGGGCTCCACGACCCCATCAGCATACAG ATCCCTCCCGGGATGCAGCCGGACCAGCGCCTCAGGCTGCAGGGCAAGGGCATCCAGCGCATGAACAGCTACAGCTACGGGGACCACTACGTCCACGTCAAGATCAAGATCCCCAA GAAACTGAGCCGGAGGCAGAGGAGCCTTCTGTTGGAGtatgctgaggaggaggaggacgtgcAGGGCACGGTCAACGGGGTCACTCCTACAG GCAAGCGACCCTCAGGTCACGGACACGGCTAG
- the LOC134092721 gene encoding heat shock 70 kDa protein-like, whose amino-acid sequence MSSAKGASIGIDLGTTYSCVGVFQHGKVEIIANDQGNRTTPNYVAFTDTERLIGDAAKNQVAMNPNNTVFDAKRLIGRKFDEHVMQSWSNLDHWPFKVINYEGKPKVQVEYKGENKTFYPEEISSMVLGKMKEIAEAYLGQKVNNAVITVPAYFSHSQRQATKDAGVIAGLNVLRIINEPTAAAIAYGLDKDIGCECNVLIFDLGGVYLNVSIVTIEDGFFEVKAIAGDTHLGGEDFDNRMVDHFVEEFKRKFKKDISQNKRALRRLCTACEVAKKTLSSSSQAGIEIDSLYEGIDFYTSITRARFEEMNSDLFRGTLEPVEKVLRDAKLDKSQIHDIVLVGGSTRISKIQKQLQDFFNGRELNKGINPDEAVAYGAAVTAAILTRDKSENVQDLVLLDVAPLSLGIETAGGVMTTFMKRNTTVPTIHTKTITPCSDTIQVYEGEGAMTKDNNLLGKIELTGIPQAPRRVPQIEVTFDIDANGILNVSAVTKSTGKKRKKISATADIPWFSKDEIEQMIQDAEKYKIEDDILRKKVAAKNSLESYSFNIKSSIKAVDERCKQTFTWIENNGLADKEEFEYEQKELEKDCKSIISKLYH is encoded by the coding sequence ATGTCATCAGCAAAAGGTGCTTCCATCGGTATTGACCTGGGTACCACCTACTCCTGTGTGGGGGTGTTCCAGCATGGAAAAGTGGAGATCATCGCCAACGACCAGGGCAACAGAACCACCCCGAATTATGTGGCctttacagacacagagagactgatTGGTGATGCTGCAAAGAATCAGGTGGCCATGAACCCCAATAACACCGTCTTTGATGCCAAGCGTCTGATTGGACGAAAGTTTGATGAGCATGTCATGCAATCCTGGAGTAACTTGGATCATTGGCCCTTTAAAGTAATAAATTATGAAGGAAAGCCCAAAGTTCAAGTGGAGTACAaaggagaaaacaaaacattttaccCAGAAGAGATCTCCTCCATGGTTCTGGGCAAGATGAAGGAGATTGCTGAGGCCTACCTGGGTCAGAAAGTAAACAATGCCGTCATCACTGTACCTGCCTACTTTAGCCACTCACAGCGCCAGGCCACCAAGGATGCTGGAGTGATCGCTGGACTGAATGTGCTTAGGATCATCAACGAGCCCACAGCAGCAGCCATTGCTTATGGACTGGATAAAGACATCGGGTGTGAATGTAATGTCCTCATCTTTGACCTCGGTGGTGTGTACTTAAACGTTTCAATCGTAACCATTGAAGATGGCTTCTTTGAGGTGAAAGCCATAGCTGGGGACACTCACCTGGGTGGGGAAGACTTTGATAATCGCATGGTGGATCACTTTGTGGAGGAGTTCAAGAGGAAGTTTAAGAAAGACATCAGCCAGAACAAGAGGGCACTGAGGAGGCTGTGCACAGCATGTGAGGTGGCCAAAAAGACACTTTCCTCTAGCTCCCAAGCCGGCATTGAGATCGACTCTCTTTATGAAGGCATTGATTTCTACACCTCCATCACCAGAGCTCGCTTTGAGGAGATGAACTCCGACCTCTTCAGGGGAACCCTTGAGCCTGTGGAGAAGGTCCTGAGAGATGCCAAGCTGGACAAGTCACAAATACATGACATCGTCTTGGTGGGAGGTTCCACCAGGATCTCTAAAATCCAGAAGCAGTTGCAGGATTTCTTCAATGGAAGGGAGCTGAACAAGGGCATCAACCCTGATGAGGCAGTGGCCTATGGTGCTGCAGTCACGGCCGCCATTCTCACGCGTGACAAGTCTGAGAACGTCCAGGATCTAGTGCTGCTGGATGTGGCCCCGCTGTCTCTGGGCATCGAGACGGCTGGAGGAGTCATGACTACCTTCATGAAGCGCAACACCACCGTCCCCACCATACATACCAAGACCATTACCCCGTGCTCTGACACCATCCAGGTGTATGAGGGAGAAGGAGCCATGACCAAGGACAACAACCTGCTGGGCAAGATTGAGCTGACTGGGATCCCTCAGGCCCCACGCAGAGTCCCCCAGATTGAGGTGACCTTTGACATTGACGCTAATGGAATCCTCAATGTGTCAGCAGTCACCAAAAGCACTggcaagaagaggaagaagatatCTGCCACAGCTGACATTCCATGGTTCAGCAAGGATGAGATTGAGCAGATGATACAGGATGCAGAGAAATACAAAATAGAAGATGACATTCTCAGGAAGAAGGTTGCTGCCAAGAACTCCCTGGAGTCTTATTCGTTCAACATTAAGAGCAGCATTAAGGCAGTTGATGAGCGGTGCAAACAGACCTTTACCTGGATAGAGAACAACGGACTGGCCGACAAAGAGGAGTTTGAGTACGAGCAGAAGGAGTTGGAGAAGGACTGCAAATCCATAATCTCCAAGCTGTACCATTGA
- the dnaja3b gene encoding dnaJ heat shock protein family (Hsp40) member A3b isoform X1 — translation MAASTSSRTARLISVALSTGPFKVSGFVTSVYGDARVLTFTGTRCYSFVGHERCWKAASSVTLRRLSWSKARHVLSAQPFHTSAVCQNKEDLYKLLGVPRNASQKDIKKAYYQMAKKYHPDTSPDDPQAKEKFAKCAEAYEVLSDELKRRQYDTYGSASGPGQSSAREQQFWRTGSNVDPEELFRKIFGDFTGARGFGDFGSIFEQPPEFVMDLTFTQAAKGVNKPITVNLEDTCPRCDGKGNEPGTKVQHCHYCNGTGMESVNTGPFMMRSSCRRCGGRGSIVITPCALCRGRGLTQQQHTVTVPVPPGVDDGQTVRMPVGKKEMYITFRVQKSPVFRRDGPDIHSDAFISVAQAVLGGTATTQGLHDPISIQIPPGMQPDQRLRLQGKGIQRMNSYSYGDHYVHVKIKIPKKLSRRQRSLLLEYAEEEEDVQGTVNGVTPTARAKSSQSSGGEQHQQQQQGSQKEEGKKEQDGFFSKLKKMFS, via the exons ATGGCGGCGTCCACATCAAGTCGTACTGCACGCTTAATATCAGTTGCCTTATCCACTGGACCTTTCAAAGTATCTGGTTTTGTCACTTCAGTATACGGTGATGCACGGGTCCTGACGTTTACTGGAACACGTTGTTATTCATTTGTTGGTCATGAGAGGTGTTGGAAAGCGGCAAGCAGCGTGACATTGAGGAGGTTGTCAT GGTCCAAGGCCAGGCATGTTCTCAGTGCTCAGCCCTTCCACACCAGTGCAGTCTGTCAGAACAAGGAGGATCTGTACAAACTCTTGGGTGTTCCGCGCAATGCGTCGCAGAAAGACATCAAGAAGGCATATTACCAG ATGGCAAAGAAGTACCACCCTGATACCAGTCCAGATGACCCTCAAGCAAAAGAGAAGTTTGCCAAATGTGCAGAGGCATACGAG GTGTTGAGTGACGAGCTGAAGAGGAGGCAGTACGACACGTACGGCTCGGCCAGCGGTCCGGGCCAGAGCAGCGCCAGAGAGCAGCAGTTCTGGAGAACGGGCTCCAACGTGGACCCCGAGGAGCTCTTCCGCAAGATCTTTGGCGATTTCACCGGAGCGCGGGGGTTCGGAGATTTCGGCTCCATATTCGAGCAGCCTCCAGAG TTTGTGATGGATCTGACGTTTACTCAAGCCGCCAAGGGTGTCAACAAGCCGATAACGGTCAACCTGGAGGACACGTGCCCGCGTTGCGATGGCAAAGGAAATGAGCCTGGCACCAAAGTCCAGCACTGCCACTACTGCAATGGCACAGGCATG GAGTCTGTGAACACGGGTCCCTTCATGATGCGCTCGTCCTGCCGCCGGTGTGGGGGCCGCGGCTCTATCGTCATCACGCCCTGTGCCCTGTGCCGGGGCCGGGGCCTgacccagcagcagcacaccgTCACGGTGCCGGTACCGCCTG GTGTGGATGACGGCCAGACTGTGCGGATGCCTGTGGGGAAGAAGGAAATGTACATCACGTTTAGA GTCCAGAAGAGTCCGGTGTTCAGACGCGACGGTCCGGACATCCACTCGGACGCGTTCATCTCCGTGGCCCAGGCCGTCCTGGGGGGCACGGCCACCACGCAGGGGCTCCACGACCCCATCAGCATACAG ATCCCTCCCGGGATGCAGCCGGACCAGCGCCTCAGGCTGCAGGGCAAGGGCATCCAGCGCATGAACAGCTACAGCTACGGGGACCACTACGTCCACGTCAAGATCAAGATCCCCAA GAAACTGAGCCGGAGGCAGAGGAGCCTTCTGTTGGAGtatgctgaggaggaggaggacgtgcAGGGCACGGTCAACGGGGTCACTCCTACAG CCAGGGCCAAGAGTAGCCAGTCCTCTGGAGgagagcagcaccagcagcagcagcaggggagccagaaagaggagggaaagaaggagcaAGATGGCTTCTTCTCCAAGCTGAAGAAAATGTTCAGCTGA